TTTTGCTTTTGTAATTTGTCTTGTTCTTCACTTCTCTGTGATCTCTTTACTTCTCTATTATGCTCCTTTTGATACGATTCAAATTGTTTCTTTTTTTGAATTTCATCATCTAAGTTCACGTTCTCACTTTGATAAGAATTTTCGCCTTTCGTATTTTGTACTTCGGAGGTTTGATTACTATTGTTATTCCTATATCCGTCTTTATTCAATTGAACATTTTTTAAATGAGATTCATCGTTTATTTTATTGGGTTCTGACTTACTTGAAACTTCACTTGAAGAATTTCTTTCATCTATATCTAGATTCGTGTTTTCTTTGTTTGAAGTATGATCAACATTGGTAGTTGTTTTCGCTTCGTTAGAAACATCATGAACCGAGTTTTCTACAGATAAGAATTCTTGATATTCTTGATTTTCATCCTGACTATTTGATTCAACGTGATTTGCATTTCGAGCATTTTCTAGATCTAGCAAATGTTTCTCTTCTGAAAGTTTTCCATTGGCTTTACTAGTAAAATCTATTTGAGATTCTTTCGTTTGGATTATCTGATTTTCACCTAAACCTGAGTTAACTTGACCTTGTACATCATGAATTTCATTACTCAGTTTTTGATTCGTTTCATATGTTTCATTTTCATTATTCTCGATGAAACTATGAGATACTAAATCGTCTAATTGTCGTTTGATTTCAAACGATAAGCTATTTAAAACCTCTACTTTATTTGAAGTTATTTCGTGTAAGAACTCTTTCAATATTTTTACTGATGTTGTTTGGCTTTGATTCTCTTTTTCATGAATCATTTGTACAGCCAGTTCGAAGAAGATTGAATCATCTTTTCGTACAATAGCTTCTGAAAAACAATTCCATAATTCTTTCTTTATTTCAGGATTAGTCCCAAATACATTTGTTTTTGAAAGTTCCTGTTGCACCTCACTTAAGACTAAAGATGTATTTGAAATTCCTAGAAATAATAAATGTAATTCTTCATCAAAAAACTGATTAAACAAACGTACTTTTTGACTTGGTGTTTGAAGAACCTTTAAGAACCTAAAACTAAAGTTTGACGTTTCTGTTATTTCAAAAATGTCTCTCTTACTAAAACTGAAATTATTTGATGGATTATTCCACCAAGACAGTGTTCCACTTTCTAAAAATTCGAAAAATGTATCTGCTTTTGTTTTCTCTCTTGATGATTCAAAAACCTCAATATCGTGAACCTCTGGCTGACTCATTATTTCTTTTAATTGATCAGAAATTTTCTTTTTAAAATCTCTTTTAGCAATCTCAGAAGTCAATGAAAAATCTTTAGCGTTTACATCAATATCTAAACTTAGTTTGGGAATTCGTTTGATAATATCATCTGTAGAATTTGATTCAAAAAAGGATTCAAGTAAAGGAAATACTTCCTCTTTTAAAAACGTATCAATTGAATTTTTCAATTCGTTTGCTACCTTCTTAGTATTAGTATTAATGTCTACAACGACCTTATTAATAATATGTTCTTGAATCCTCATTTGAATCGTCCCCCAAATTTTAACGCACTGTATTTGATAGCGTTTTTACTAATTTATTTATAATGTAATCTCTAATTAAAGTAGAGTTGATTTCCGCAGCACATTTCTCTAAAAATGTTCTCAAGTTTTCTTCTGGATTGTCTGGAGATACTTTGACATCAATATTAATTTGCATCTCAGAAAATTCTCTCAAGTCTAATTCAATTGCATCTAAAACTCTTTGTATTTGTAACGCAATTACATTTTCTCCATCTCCTTTAATCTCTAAAGTTTTTGGGTCTTGGCAATGCAGAATTAAGATGTAAATCTTCACCTGTGCTCTGTAATATTTCTTTAAGATTTCGTTATCAGGATCCTGTTTAATTGCTTGTTCAGTATCTCCTAGTAATGCTAAGAATGGTTTTTCAAGTTCTCCGTTTTTACTTCCATTCGTGTAATTTGCTAGATCTTTTAAAACTCCTGCATATAGTTTCTTTGTAGGATTAACTATTTCTTCTAAAATATCTGGTCTATCACTAGCATCTTTATCTCCGAACAATTTTTGTTCTGCTTCCAAGGCATTTTTTACAACCTCTTCACATTTACTAATTACTGTATTTGAAACATCTATAGTTTGCGTAGTTGTATTGGTTCCACAGTGACTAATTACCGTTAATGAAATACGAATTGAATCTCCATCATAATTTGCCAAGTCAACAGGAATAGTTTCTTTAGTAGTTTGTGGCTCGCCTTCTTTTCCATTTATACTCCAAATGTATTCGTTACCAGTTTCAGAAGTATTTGTTAGGGTTAACTCTCTAGTTTCAATATTAAAAGTGTGTGAAAAACTTGCTTTTGATCTTTCCGTTACATTTATTGATGCTGTTACTGAAGTTCCAACTAATTCAACATCTACAGTTCCGGCTGTGGTTAAACCAGCATTAGCAGCTACAAATTCCCAAACACCTCTTTCTTCATTATAGGTAATTCCGTTTCCTTGTAAAATCATTCCTTCTATTTTAGGATCGATTCCTATAACATGAGGCGTTTTATCTTCCAAACAGAAAATTGCATCTGGTACTTCGATATTAAAATCTGGATAAGCAACTACTACATCAATAGTATCTTGAGAAGAACATCCATTTTGATCTTTAACTGTTACGGTTACTTTGAATGTATTAACCGAATCTGGTTCGATTACATATTTAGGAGTAAACATTTCTGTTTCCGATTTTTGACCTTCAGATTCCCAAGCGAAATCTAATAATCTTGAATCTGCTCCATCTGGTAATTTAATAGTGAAATCTCCTTGATAGAATAGTTTTTCATCTTCCCAAACAAAGCCACTTGCTTTTCCTTCTAATATTTCAATTTGTTTGACTTTATGAATAATAATGCTCGCATTTGTTGGTTGCCCATCTTCATCAAATCGAATTAATTCTTCATATGCTGTAAAATCTTCTGAAGTAATTACTAACTCATTACCTTCTATAGCAACTCCGGGAATTGGAATTCCATCTACAGTAATAGTTCCTCCAATATTGGTAAATTCAATTCTTGCAACTTTTTCTGTTTCTACATTTAAACAATATGATGGTTGAATTGCTAATTCAGAAGGTGTTTCCGTTTCAAAAACAATAGTTTGTATAGGAATAATTTTACTACACGGACCTAATGAAACTTCTAACGAAGGTGTTACGGCATTTAAATCGTTAACCGGTAACGTATAAGTGTGTACAAATTGATTGTCAACTGGAGTCCTTTCCTCTTTCACTCCATTTCCTAAGAAGTCAAAATTATAGGTTACTTGACTGATAAAATTTGCTGCAATAAAGCTATCGTTATCCCATTTTAAAGAGAATGTTACATCAGCCTCTAGCGAATCATCTTTATAAACAGGTGGACTCGCTACAATGCTTAACTTAATATCTGGATAAACGATAATCTGACAATCAGTTGGCTCATCGTTCATGGTAAAGTTTATGGTTTTACCAAGATAGTTCTCATCAATTTTGGTAACATCTAACTTTGTTTTATTATCTACAGGATCTACAAATATTCCTGATTCAAAATCTTCTGGAATATCTGATTTTACAATTCCATCAATTGGTAATTTATTAAATACTAAAGGTTCAATTGTTTTGCTACTATCTAAGCATACATAACTAACTGGCAAGCTTAAGAAAACTGGTTCTTTTGGAACAATAAAGTTTACAGGAGCACAATCTGAACAGCATAAATATGGTAAAGAGAAATCTGCAACAACTGTATTTCGTAATGTTTCGTTTTCTCTGATCACTTCGTTTTCATCAAAATACAATCTGTTGGTTGTTCCTAATACATTCGGATTGAAAATTTGGAAATAGAATTGATCTTTTGGAATCAATCGATCCTTAATGGTAATTCTCATTCCTACAGAACCATCTTTGTACATTAATGTTCCTTCGGCAGAAATTACATCTCCTAAACCTGCTCTAGTCCAAGTTCTATTTAAAAATGAAGTAAAATTAACTACAGTATCTCCAAGCGTTTTTCCAACTAAAACTACATCATCATCTAAAAACAATCGTTTTGTAAAATCTGGTGATTTTGCATCTACAAAAGAGAAACTAATTGAGGAACTTTTATCCCAAAGATTAATAACTCCACCGTTTTTAAAACTAAATAAACCTTCTCTTTCCAAAAATTCATTTTTAACAGGAAATGCATTATCTCTAATGGTATCAAAAATAGTATCATGAGGTTTTTCATCACTTGGTTGATTTCTGAAAATTACATCCAAAACAACATCGTTAAATGTGTTAGAATCTGTAGCATTCTCAGTAACATAAACCATTACAAAAGTTCCTCCTGGAATTACTCCGGCTTTATGTTCTAAACCAGGGTGTTGTTTTACAAATTCTGATAATTGGATTTTTTGTAAAATCTTTTCCTTTCTTTTTTCTATTTCTGCTAATAGGGTTTCTAGCTTTTTACCAGAACAACAAACAATCGATAATTGATTGATCATTAACCCTAATATTTGCTTTGTAGAAAGTTCTAAAGTAGTGCCGTTATATTTTGCTTGTAGCTTTTTAACTTGCTGACATAAATTATCAATAGTTAACTTATAACTTACTAAAATAGTATCGTTAATATCTCTAATATTTAATGGAACTTTAGTATCTAAAACATAAGCATGTACTAGAGTTTCTGTAATATCTGTTAGAATAAAATCTGACAATTCTGGTTCTTTTACCCAAGCCTCACTCTCTCTAATTGGAGCTATTTCTTTCTCCAATTCAACAATAATATCACTAGACGATCCTCCTTTATTTCTATCGAAAATGGTTTCAATAATTCCTCCTAAAGCATCTTCCTCTTTCGTTAAGTTTTCTTTTATGATATTTCCTTTGAAAGTTTCATAATAGGCATCTTGGTCTTGAAATAGAAAATCTCCTTTACCAACTACTTCATTTCCTGATGTTGGAAATTCTTTACCGACAATACCTGTTCTTGTAGAAGATTCAGCTCTTAATGATAATTCAGCATCAAAAACAGCAGCATCTGTTGCTGCTCCTTTTACATTTCTATATTTATCTGCTATTATGTTTACTTTCGGGTCAGTTGTTTTAAATGCTGAAAATGTTTTACTCACTTCAGAAAGAATACAGTTTTGTTCTGCCTTCCAAGCGTTCAGTAACATTTTTAAATCTTCAAACTGACACTCATAATCGTTAATATTAATGGTTTGAGTAGTTGCATTTATGGAAAGCGTTTTTATATCAAAACTTAATCCGTAATCTTTCTTTAATTTTTGAATTTTAGCTAAAGCCTCGCCATACATTTTTCCTTGATGACCTTCAATTCGATAAAAATCATTTTTATCGATGCTGTAATCTAAAGGTCTTTGAATTGGTAGTGATTTATCTAAATTATCTTTATGATAACTTAAATTTTCATCTGCTTTGTAATTCACAGTTTTATTATAGCTCCAATTATGTAATAACTCATTCGATACGTTATAATAAAAAGGAACTGCTTTATCACTTAATGTAGTATGAGCCATTGAAGGTGTGATTTCAATGTCATCTGTTTCTGTAGTTCCGATGTAACTATTAGCAATAGAAATTGCTCTTTCTAATAATAGTTTTGCTTTGGCCAGATTTTCATTTTCTGTACTTACAATTGGTGAATTGTAAAAACGATGTCTTAATTCTGGAAATTCAGTTTCAGTAATTTTTCCAAGCATTAAGTGTTTTGGAAACGCTCCAATATCTGGACAACAATTTACATTGATATGTAATAGCAGTTCTTTGATTTCATTGTATGTATCTACTAAATCTTTTAACGCATCATATCGATATTGAAAATCTAAAGGAACACTAAGAGCGCTAAAACTGAATAATGATTTTATTTTTGAAGTGATACTCGATAATCCGAATTTATTAAAGATTACCTCATATCCTAAAATTAAATCGGTAACAATAGATTCATCCTTAATTGCCGAATTATATAATCCTTTAAGCGATGTAAATGTTTCAGTATTATCTTCATTCAGTACAACTCTTCTAGAATCAACAACAGGAAGTGAATCGTTTATTTTATACCAATCGTGCTGAGTAAAAATATCATCCTTTGTAGCAATTGCTTCTAAATCTTCACAACTAATTAATAAAACACGTAGGTTATTGATTTGCTCTATACCTTGATTATCACAATTCAATTTATTACAAAGCGCATCTTCATTAGGATATTGTTCTAAATACAATATCACAGCCATTTTATTGATCTCGGGAAAATCTATTAACTCAGAAAACGTACTATCATTTTCTGGATATACTTCCCAAAGTTTATATTGTTCTTTTTGTGAGTTTAAAAACTTCGGGTATTTACCATCATTATCTTCAAATTTTTTAAAAAACTTAAACTTCTTAGACTTTAAATTTTTCTCAATTAAGTTATGA
This genomic window from Tenacibaculum sp. 190524A05c contains:
- a CDS encoding contractile injection system tape measure protein translates to MRIQEHIINKVVVDINTNTKKVANELKNSIDTFLKEEVFPLLESFFESNSTDDIIKRIPKLSLDIDVNAKDFSLTSEIAKRDFKKKISDQLKEIMSQPEVHDIEVFESSREKTKADTFFEFLESGTLSWWNNPSNNFSFSKRDIFEITETSNFSFRFLKVLQTPSQKVRLFNQFFDEELHLLFLGISNTSLVLSEVQQELSKTNVFGTNPEIKKELWNCFSEAIVRKDDSIFFELAVQMIHEKENQSQTTSVKILKEFLHEITSNKVEVLNSLSFEIKRQLDDLVSHSFIENNENETYETNQKLSNEIHDVQGQVNSGLGENQIIQTKESQIDFTSKANGKLSEEKHLLDLENARNANHVESNSQDENQEYQEFLSVENSVHDVSNEAKTTTNVDHTSNKENTNLDIDERNSSSEVSSKSEPNKINDESHLKNVQLNKDGYRNNNSNQTSEVQNTKGENSYQSENVNLDDEIQKKKQFESYQKEHNREVKRSQRSEEQDKLQKQKLSDLKNIKELFKGFNKPKSYIIKNAGLILIHPFLKQFFASCNLLNDKNEIIKPTEAVHLLNYVATKREKQLESNLIFEKFLCNVPIHQTIERNITLSDELKENAENLLQSIVQNWEILKNSSSDLIRNEFIQRQGKLDLTKDNPHITIERKTQDILLDKLPWNYSLCKLPWMKTLLFTDW